From the genome of Azospirillum brasilense, one region includes:
- a CDS encoding methyl-accepting chemotaxis protein: MTIGTRIALGFAAVLLMTVAVAFVGWNSLRTYAGRVDLAAHTAELDARLKTVRIEEARFLTERDSKAADNVPGMLDRLRDEAQGTRSALEDAGSIRLVDEILAGIAGYRSAFANFVAQDAEARARTQSMETRAQALREIAEKIGKQQSDRYDQNMVSLKDAEHAVRQSRDTSDRADRLIEMVLEARRLQSDFAHTRNPATMAAAGEAIAALLANAEAIEKDLLGTNDEELAQRIVTIAGAYRMVFDQTRAEGAGEPASGRVQALDRHAHEIQNLAHEMQENQSMVSSALQEAANFAQSEVNEAVQLRGIAMRLIQGAQSAMLGQRDFILMNGEDARARVHGAVKETLGLATQAGAVLVDSEGRALIAAITEAAQAFDREFAALVTTSENQRTASKTMAKAAGDVSEQVARLVSIQRDDRENGRSGAELIIIIGAAVALALGMVMAWIIDRAITHPMHAMTKAMGRLAEGDLTVDIPAGDRKDELRAMAEALSVFKENALEMQRMEGEREEMRRQIDADRRRTMNEFANGFEQAVSGVVLSLTESAGNLGRDAQEMSSDAALTTAKSSAVAAASEQASSNVQTVAAAAEELSSSIAEISRQLNSSSQVAVGAAAKATETNGIVEGLAEAAQRIGQVVDLIGEIAEQTNLLALNATIEAARAGEAGKGFAVVATEVKNLAGQTAKATEEISSQVAQMQAATGGAVGAIRTISDAVGTISSTVTEIARAMEQQGLATREIAQNVNQAAEGTQEVMHHIAEVTNAATKTGGAADAVLSASRTLARQADHLRSEVQGFLNKVRTA; encoded by the coding sequence ATGACGATTGGAACGCGGATTGCGCTCGGTTTTGCGGCGGTCCTTCTGATGACGGTCGCGGTGGCGTTCGTTGGCTGGAACAGCTTGCGCACCTACGCCGGACGTGTCGATCTGGCGGCCCACACCGCCGAACTGGACGCCCGGCTGAAAACCGTGCGGATCGAGGAAGCCCGCTTCCTCACCGAGCGCGACTCCAAGGCCGCCGACAATGTGCCCGGCATGCTGGACCGGCTGCGCGACGAAGCGCAGGGCACGCGGTCCGCGCTTGAGGACGCCGGCAGCATCCGGCTGGTCGACGAGATCCTGGCGGGCATCGCCGGCTATCGCAGCGCCTTCGCCAACTTCGTCGCCCAGGACGCGGAGGCCCGCGCCCGCACCCAGAGCATGGAGACACGCGCCCAGGCCCTGCGGGAGATCGCGGAGAAGATCGGCAAGCAGCAGTCCGACCGCTACGACCAGAACATGGTCAGCCTGAAGGACGCGGAGCACGCCGTGCGGCAGAGCCGCGACACCTCCGACCGCGCCGACCGGCTGATCGAGATGGTGCTGGAGGCGCGCCGCCTGCAGTCCGATTTCGCGCACACCCGCAATCCGGCGACGATGGCCGCCGCCGGGGAGGCTATCGCGGCGCTGCTGGCCAACGCCGAAGCCATCGAGAAGGATCTTCTCGGCACCAACGACGAGGAATTGGCCCAGCGGATCGTCACCATCGCCGGCGCCTACCGCATGGTGTTCGACCAGACCCGCGCCGAAGGCGCCGGCGAACCGGCCAGCGGCCGCGTCCAGGCGCTGGATCGCCATGCCCACGAGATCCAGAACCTCGCCCACGAGATGCAGGAGAACCAGTCGATGGTCTCCAGCGCGCTCCAGGAGGCCGCGAACTTCGCCCAGAGCGAGGTGAACGAGGCCGTCCAACTGCGCGGCATCGCCATGCGCCTGATCCAGGGCGCGCAGTCCGCGATGCTGGGGCAGCGCGATTTCATCCTGATGAACGGGGAGGATGCCCGCGCCCGGGTGCACGGCGCGGTCAAGGAGACGCTGGGGCTCGCCACCCAGGCCGGGGCCGTGCTTGTCGATTCGGAAGGCCGAGCGCTGATCGCCGCCATCACCGAGGCCGCCCAGGCCTTCGATCGGGAGTTCGCCGCCCTCGTCACCACCAGCGAGAACCAGCGCACCGCCTCCAAGACCATGGCCAAGGCCGCGGGCGACGTCAGCGAGCAGGTGGCCCGTCTCGTCTCCATCCAGCGCGACGACCGCGAGAACGGGCGCAGCGGGGCGGAACTGATCATCATCATCGGCGCCGCCGTGGCGCTGGCGCTGGGCATGGTGATGGCCTGGATCATCGACCGCGCCATCACCCACCCGATGCACGCCATGACCAAGGCGATGGGCCGGCTGGCCGAAGGCGACCTGACGGTGGACATTCCCGCCGGCGACCGCAAGGACGAGCTGCGCGCCATGGCCGAGGCGCTCAGCGTCTTCAAGGAGAACGCCCTGGAGATGCAGCGCATGGAGGGTGAGCGGGAGGAGATGCGCCGGCAAATCGACGCCGACCGCCGCCGCACCATGAACGAGTTCGCCAACGGCTTCGAACAGGCGGTGTCGGGCGTCGTCCTGTCGCTGACCGAGTCCGCCGGCAACCTCGGCCGCGACGCGCAGGAGATGTCGTCGGACGCTGCCCTGACCACCGCCAAGTCGAGCGCGGTCGCTGCGGCGTCGGAGCAGGCGTCCAGCAACGTGCAGACCGTCGCTGCGGCGGCGGAGGAACTGTCCTCCTCCATCGCCGAGATTTCCCGCCAGCTCAACAGCAGCTCGCAGGTTGCGGTGGGGGCGGCGGCCAAGGCGACGGAGACCAACGGCATCGTTGAGGGGCTGGCCGAGGCGGCGCAGCGCATCGGGCAGGTGGTGGACCTGATCGGCGAGATCGCCGAGCAGACCAATCTGCTGGCCCTGAACGCGACCATCGAGGCGGCGCGGGCCGGGGAGGCCGGAAAGGGTTTCGCCGTGGTGGCGACGGAGGTCAAGAACCTCGCCGGCCAGACCGCCAAGGCGACCGAGGAGATCTCCAGTCAGGTGGCGCAGATGCAGGCGGCGACGGGCGGGGCGGTGGGCGCCATCCGCACCATCTCCGACGCGGTCGGCACGATTAGCAGCACGGTCACCGAGATCGCCCGCGCCATGGAGCAGCAGGGGCTCGCCACCCGCGAGATCGCCCAGAACGTCAATCAGGCCGCCGAAGGCACGCAGGAGGTGATGCATCACATCGCCGAGGTGACCAACGCCGCCACCAAGACCGGCGGCGCCGCCGATGCGGTGCTGAGCGCCAGCCGCACTCTGGCCCGCCAGGCCGATCATCTGCGCTCCGAGGTGCAGGGCTTCCTCAACAAGGTGCGGACCGCCTGA
- a CDS encoding GNAT family N-acetyltransferase — MTAVTGGFGPLLPEERADATALVRQGFGIPREYFDRSVELFGPGVMRGLRAGPEAGRAGQLVACAAVWPMDQWFGGRPVPSCGVAAVAVDPAERGRGYGTALMRGLLEEARAGGAALSVLYPATLPVYTRLGFGRGGASFDWSAPPGALSAGPPPGDGWIRRTDASDASELAALRRSLLTTTNGLVERNEGLWSFALCPDGAPSDVYTLGGPRGAEGYVAVAPPSDRKLVVADLCLLSPRSVRLAQGFLAGYRAQIDRVSWRGGPDDPLVLMAPDAGPRADARDEWLLRILDLRRALEARGYPPGVAGELVLDVSDAVIPENSGTFRLRLSDGKAAVDRVPEKTGGGGKAAGAGLSLSIAALSALYSGHKGPQILRQVGLLRGGEDAMALAALFFSGPAPWMPDRF; from the coding sequence GTGACCGCTGTGACCGGGGGCTTCGGCCCCCTTCTGCCCGAGGAGCGGGCGGACGCCACGGCCCTGGTTCGCCAGGGTTTCGGCATTCCCCGTGAGTATTTCGACCGGTCGGTGGAGCTGTTCGGGCCGGGCGTGATGCGGGGCCTGCGCGCCGGACCGGAGGCGGGTCGCGCCGGGCAGCTCGTTGCCTGCGCCGCCGTCTGGCCGATGGACCAGTGGTTCGGCGGGCGCCCGGTGCCGTCCTGCGGCGTGGCGGCGGTGGCGGTCGATCCGGCGGAGCGCGGGCGCGGCTACGGCACCGCGCTGATGCGCGGTTTGCTGGAGGAGGCGCGGGCCGGGGGCGCCGCGCTGTCGGTGCTCTACCCAGCGACCCTACCGGTCTACACCCGCCTGGGCTTCGGGCGGGGCGGGGCGTCCTTCGACTGGAGCGCGCCGCCGGGCGCCCTGTCCGCCGGGCCGCCGCCGGGGGACGGGTGGATCCGCCGGACCGACGCGAGCGACGCCAGCGAGCTTGCGGCGCTACGTCGCAGCCTGCTCACCACCACCAATGGACTGGTGGAGCGCAATGAAGGCCTGTGGAGCTTCGCCCTCTGCCCGGACGGTGCTCCGTCCGATGTTTACACTTTGGGTGGTCCGAGAGGGGCGGAGGGATACGTGGCAGTGGCGCCGCCGTCGGACCGGAAGCTGGTGGTTGCGGATCTGTGCCTGCTCAGCCCGCGTTCGGTGCGGCTGGCGCAAGGTTTCCTTGCCGGCTACCGGGCGCAGATCGACCGCGTCTCCTGGCGCGGCGGGCCCGACGACCCCTTGGTCCTGATGGCGCCGGATGCCGGTCCGCGTGCCGACGCGCGGGACGAGTGGCTGTTGCGTATTCTCGACCTTCGGCGCGCCTTGGAGGCCCGCGGCTATCCACCTGGGGTTGCCGGCGAGTTGGTGCTGGACGTTTCCGATGCGGTGATTCCGGAGAATTCCGGCACCTTCCGGTTGCGTCTGTCCGATGGAAAGGCCGCCGTGGACCGGGTTCCGGAAAAGACGGGCGGCGGCGGAAAAGCGGCCGGAGCCGGGCTTTCCCTGTCCATCGCGGCCTTGTCCGCCCTCTACAGTGGCCACAAAGGCCCGCAGATTCTCCGCCAGGTTGGCCTTCTGCGTGGCGGCGAAGACGCGATGGCGCTGGCGGCGCTGTTTTTCTCGGGGCCGGCGCCGTGGATGCCGGACCGGTTCTGA
- a CDS encoding acyl-CoA synthetase produces MTDARHNPYETDLDQNAANTVPLSPLSFLRRTAAVYPERIAVIHGPVRRTWAETYERCVRLASALAKRGIGLGDTVAVMAPNTPESFEAHFGVPMTGAVLNALNIRLDAEALAFILEHGEAKVLLTDREFSGVISKAVHMLEPKRRPIVIDIDDPQAKGGELIGEQTYEQFLETGDPAYEWPMPADEWQAIALNYTSGTTGNPKGVVYHHRGAYLNAMGNVLTWAMPHHPVYLWTLPMFHCNGWCFPWTVTAMAGTNVCVRTITAKGIYDALADLGVTHMCGAPIIMGLIVNAPEDQKREIPTGVKMMTAGAAPPAAVIEKIERLGFDVTHVYGLTEVYGPVTICAWHEHWNNLPLEERAALKARQGVNYATLEGLMVADPNTLQPTRKDGVTMGEIFMRGNTVMKGYLKNPRATQEAFSGGWFHTGDLGVWHPDGYIELKDRSKDIIISGGENISTIEVESVLYKHPDIVEAAVVARPDEKWGETPCAFVTVKEGKQLTEAEVIAYCREHLAHFKCPRTVVFTALPKTSTGKIQKYVLRDQARALNGAKV; encoded by the coding sequence ATGACTGACGCCCGGCACAACCCCTACGAGACCGACCTCGACCAGAACGCCGCCAACACGGTGCCGCTGTCGCCGCTCTCGTTCCTGCGCCGCACCGCCGCCGTCTATCCCGAGCGCATCGCCGTGATCCACGGCCCGGTCCGCCGGACCTGGGCGGAGACCTACGAACGCTGCGTGCGCCTCGCCTCGGCCTTGGCAAAGCGCGGCATCGGGCTGGGCGACACGGTCGCGGTGATGGCCCCCAACACCCCGGAATCCTTCGAGGCGCATTTCGGCGTGCCGATGACCGGCGCGGTCCTCAACGCCCTGAACATCCGCCTGGACGCCGAGGCGCTGGCCTTCATCCTGGAGCACGGCGAGGCCAAGGTCCTGCTGACCGACCGGGAATTCTCCGGCGTCATCTCCAAGGCCGTCCACATGCTGGAGCCGAAGCGTCGCCCCATCGTCATCGACATCGACGACCCGCAGGCCAAGGGCGGCGAGCTGATCGGCGAGCAGACCTACGAGCAGTTCCTGGAAACCGGCGACCCGGCCTATGAATGGCCGATGCCGGCCGACGAGTGGCAGGCCATCGCGCTGAACTACACCAGCGGCACCACCGGCAATCCCAAGGGCGTCGTCTACCACCACCGCGGCGCCTACCTGAACGCCATGGGCAACGTGCTGACCTGGGCGATGCCGCACCATCCCGTCTATCTGTGGACTCTGCCGATGTTCCACTGCAACGGCTGGTGCTTCCCCTGGACGGTCACCGCCATGGCCGGCACCAACGTCTGCGTCCGCACCATCACCGCCAAGGGCATCTACGACGCGCTGGCCGACCTCGGCGTCACCCATATGTGCGGCGCGCCCATCATCATGGGCCTGATCGTCAACGCGCCGGAGGACCAGAAGCGGGAGATCCCGACCGGCGTGAAGATGATGACCGCCGGTGCCGCCCCGCCCGCCGCGGTGATCGAGAAGATCGAGCGGCTGGGCTTCGACGTCACCCACGTCTACGGCCTGACCGAGGTCTACGGCCCGGTCACCATCTGCGCCTGGCACGAGCACTGGAACAACCTGCCGCTGGAGGAGCGCGCGGCGCTGAAGGCGCGGCAGGGCGTGAACTACGCCACGCTGGAAGGGCTGATGGTCGCCGACCCCAACACGCTCCAGCCGACCCGCAAGGACGGCGTGACGATGGGCGAGATCTTCATGCGCGGCAACACCGTCATGAAGGGCTATCTGAAGAACCCGCGGGCCACGCAGGAGGCCTTCTCCGGCGGCTGGTTCCACACCGGCGATCTCGGCGTCTGGCATCCGGACGGCTACATCGAGCTGAAGGACCGCTCCAAGGACATCATCATCTCCGGCGGCGAGAACATCTCGACCATCGAGGTCGAATCGGTCCTCTACAAGCATCCGGACATCGTCGAGGCCGCCGTGGTCGCCCGCCCGGACGAAAAGTGGGGCGAGACGCCCTGCGCCTTCGTCACCGTGAAGGAGGGCAAGCAACTGACCGAGGCCGAGGTGATCGCCTATTGCCGCGAGCATCTGGCCCACTTCAAGTGCCCGCGCACCGTCGTCTTCACCGCCCTGCCGAAGACCTCGACCGGCAAGATCCAGAAATACGTGCTGCGCGATCAGGCCCGCGCGCTGAACGGAGCGAAGGTGTGA
- a CDS encoding YbaK/EbsC family protein — protein sequence MAALSPSAQRVQALLDGFGHGHSVVEHEGSTRTSEDAANAVGCAVAQIAKSLIFRAKDSGRPVLVVASGANRVDEKAVGRLIGEKIERADPDFVRETTGFAIGGIPPIGHAVPPLVLIDADLMDLDAIWAAAGTPNAVFRLTPAQLVAITGGRVEAIRKG from the coding sequence ATGGCGGCCCTCAGCCCCTCCGCCCAACGGGTCCAGGCCTTGCTGGACGGTTTCGGCCACGGCCACAGCGTGGTCGAGCATGAGGGCAGCACCCGCACGTCGGAGGATGCCGCGAACGCCGTCGGCTGCGCCGTGGCACAGATCGCCAAGTCCTTGATCTTCCGCGCGAAGGACAGCGGCCGTCCGGTGCTGGTGGTGGCCAGCGGGGCCAATCGGGTGGACGAGAAGGCGGTCGGGCGGTTGATTGGAGAAAAGATCGAGCGGGCCGATCCGGACTTCGTGCGGGAGACGACCGGCTTCGCCATCGGTGGTATTCCGCCCATCGGCCACGCCGTGCCGCCGCTGGTTCTGATCGACGCCGACCTGATGGACCTCGACGCCATTTGGGCCGCCGCCGGTACCCCCAACGCGGTCTTCCGCCTGACCCCGGCGCAACTCGTCGCCATCACCGGCGGACGGGTCGAAGCCATCCGCAAGGGCTGA
- the proC gene encoding pyrroline-5-carboxylate reductase, with protein MAQAGTQGCTLLLVGCGKMGGAMLDGWLKAGIASSVAVVEPSGLPEALRGNPAVALASGPDALPAGFAPDVVVLAVKPQVMDSVLPAYRALVRPGTVFLSVAAGKTIASFEAALGEGAAIVRSMPNTPAAIGRGMTVAVGNPVVTEAQKSLCDSLLRAVGDVAWVADESLLDPVTAVSGSGPAYVFLMVEAMAKAGEAAGLPAELAMRLARATVAGAGELLHQSPTAAADLRKAVTSPNGTTQAALDVLMAGDGMQPLFDRAVAAAANRSRELAK; from the coding sequence ATGGCGCAAGCTGGGACGCAGGGCTGCACGTTGCTTTTGGTCGGCTGCGGCAAGATGGGCGGGGCGATGCTCGACGGCTGGCTGAAGGCCGGCATCGCGTCCAGCGTCGCCGTGGTGGAGCCGTCCGGCCTGCCGGAGGCCCTGCGCGGCAACCCCGCGGTCGCCCTGGCGAGTGGTCCGGACGCCTTGCCCGCCGGCTTCGCGCCGGACGTGGTCGTTCTTGCGGTGAAGCCGCAGGTGATGGACTCGGTCCTTCCGGCCTACCGGGCGCTGGTCCGCCCCGGCACGGTGTTCCTGTCCGTCGCCGCCGGCAAGACGATCGCCTCTTTCGAAGCGGCGCTGGGGGAGGGGGCGGCCATCGTCCGCTCCATGCCCAACACGCCCGCCGCCATCGGCCGCGGCATGACCGTCGCCGTCGGCAACCCGGTGGTGACCGAGGCGCAGAAGTCGCTGTGCGATTCTCTGCTGCGCGCGGTCGGCGACGTGGCCTGGGTGGCGGACGAGTCGCTTCTCGATCCGGTGACCGCAGTCTCGGGCAGCGGCCCGGCCTACGTCTTCCTGATGGTCGAGGCCATGGCGAAGGCCGGGGAGGCCGCCGGGCTGCCCGCCGAGCTTGCCATGCGTCTGGCGCGGGCCACCGTTGCGGGGGCGGGCGAGCTGCTCCACCAGTCCCCGACCGCCGCTGCCGACCTGCGCAAGGCCGTGACCAGCCCGAACGGCACCACCCAGGCGGCGCTCGATGTCCTGATGGCCGGGGATGGAATGCAGCCGCTGTTCGACCGCGCCGTGGCTGCCGCCGCGAACCGCTCCCGCGAACTGGCGAAGTAA
- a CDS encoding YbjN domain-containing protein: MSAVAVDTPSSAHNPLDIVEEIVTANEWPFERAGEDELIVEIGGRWCDYRLYFVWQSDVSAMQFSCQFDMKVPAARRSSVNDLLAEVNARMWLGHFDVCAEEHTPMFRQTMLLRGSRGATVEQLEDLVEIALSECERFYPAFQFVIWGGKSASEAVSAAILDTAGEA, from the coding sequence ATGTCGGCTGTTGCCGTCGACACTCCCTCATCCGCGCACAATCCCCTGGACATCGTCGAGGAGATCGTCACCGCCAACGAATGGCCCTTCGAGAGGGCCGGCGAGGACGAGCTGATCGTCGAGATCGGCGGGCGCTGGTGCGACTACCGTCTCTATTTCGTCTGGCAGTCCGACGTCAGCGCGATGCAGTTCTCCTGCCAGTTCGACATGAAGGTTCCGGCGGCGCGCCGCTCCTCCGTCAACGACCTGCTGGCGGAGGTCAACGCGCGCATGTGGCTCGGCCATTTCGACGTCTGCGCCGAGGAGCACACCCCGATGTTCCGCCAGACCATGCTGCTGCGCGGTTCGCGCGGCGCGACGGTGGAGCAGCTCGAGGACCTCGTCGAAATCGCCCTCTCGGAGTGCGAGCGCTTCTATCCCGCCTTCCAGTTCGTGATCTGGGGCGGCAAGTCCGCGTCCGAGGCGGTGTCCGCCGCCATCCTCGACACCGCCGGGGAGGCGTGA
- a CDS encoding accessory factor UbiK family protein, with product MQVDNKILDDLARVAGGALGALSSLREEAEAQMRQQFERVLSRMDVVSREEYEAVRAMAAKAREEQEAMAERLAALEATVATLKAEHDPKPATGASAPAVGPIAGGGSGPV from the coding sequence ATGCAGGTGGACAATAAGATTCTGGACGATCTGGCCCGCGTTGCGGGTGGCGCGCTTGGCGCGCTGTCGTCCCTGCGCGAGGAAGCTGAGGCGCAGATGCGCCAGCAGTTCGAGCGCGTTCTGTCGCGGATGGACGTGGTGAGCCGCGAGGAGTACGAGGCCGTCCGCGCCATGGCCGCCAAAGCCCGCGAGGAGCAGGAGGCCATGGCCGAGCGGCTCGCCGCGCTGGAGGCCACGGTCGCGACGCTCAAGGCCGAACACGATCCGAAACCGGCAACGGGCGCCTCCGCTCCCGCCGTCGGCCCCATCGCCGGAGGCGGCAGCGGGCCGGTCTGA
- a CDS encoding AsmA family protein: protein MKKLLIAALILFGLLVAAVLIVPSVVDWNAYKAQIADKVSAATGRKVELRGDIGLSLLPAPALTVRDARLANAPGGSEEDMARLKELDVRVALGPLLGGHIQVQSIKLIDPTFLFETLPDGRFNWDLSGAGAGRATGGGPGGSGDGLASAVSFDQVTVQNGTIQYRDARTGQSEVIDQIDARIVAGSFTGPFQGQGGFRARGVPLRGEMFVSRLIDGAAVQVRAALSMADTDATLRFAGIVTNPPGSGGSRAQGDLRVEGSDLSRALALVRKGSATGEDKKANALLAQSFGIRTAVEASPTAASFTNLEAQLGDTRATGTATLRSGTPARAELTLALNRLDLDAWLDRAGAGGGSDAGAQPAARNGNTAKSAPPSAPSGSAPAPTGGTTPPGGFALPDTLDAKLDLAVDGITYNGGVIRQGRVEASLTGGTLNIDRVSALLPGGSDIVAAGELAAANGQPNVNLRMEANADNLRAVLEWLRVDVRAVPADRLRRASVAAQLQGRPGRLDVNGLDLRVDASRLTGAVAYVDRGRPAFGARLDLDRLNLDAYLPQPGGDAAPQAIPAANGVGNGNAAAPTSANGATQAPARNGRSSMTPARLLAGVDANLELSVGQLTVRNTPVQGLRLDATAAGGALSIKEATVQDAAGVKLRLDGQIAGLEPLRGAHLTLNAEAASLEGVARAVPWPEGAPAPERLGAVKAQARLSGDAERLAVELGAEAAEGSLEAGGTVLNVEKNPSVDLKLRAKHPELARLAGLFTDNPSSGGAVSGSYGPMDLYTELAGTRKAFTLGNIQGVLAGVTVKGKASADLNGSKPRVEADLQTGDLELDRLAVLPAAAARPAGASSPAVEASPGAPAAATGDFSGLRRFDGRFALTSSALAKGGTRIENPALRATVTNGVLTVERFDGTLMGGQLGATGRLAAPGNQTPTAEATITLSKAKLAEAVGGGLGGGALEIAGGVLDAEANLTTSGAGGDAMLKALAGQGRISARDGLLRGFDLGALRDRLTKLERPQELLGAVMGGLQGGETRFARLDGSFAIDKGVARTEDTRLTSDLGEAVAVGQVNLPAQTIDMRVRLTVQSDQSLPPLTVRMTGALDKPTRSFEMQEVQEYFARRAAEGLLNKVLPKDLPIPGGGNAPKPDALLKGLIDGLKR from the coding sequence GTGAAGAAACTCCTGATCGCGGCGCTGATTCTATTTGGCCTGCTGGTGGCAGCGGTGCTGATCGTGCCGAGCGTGGTCGACTGGAATGCCTACAAGGCCCAGATCGCGGACAAGGTGTCCGCCGCCACGGGCCGCAAGGTGGAGCTGAGGGGCGACATCGGTCTGTCCCTGCTGCCAGCCCCGGCGCTGACGGTGCGCGACGCGCGGCTGGCCAACGCGCCCGGCGGGTCCGAGGAGGACATGGCCCGCCTGAAGGAGTTGGACGTCCGCGTGGCCCTCGGTCCGCTGCTCGGCGGTCACATCCAGGTGCAGAGCATCAAGCTGATCGACCCGACCTTCCTGTTCGAGACGCTGCCCGACGGGCGCTTCAACTGGGATCTGTCGGGTGCCGGCGCCGGCCGTGCGACGGGCGGCGGACCGGGCGGATCGGGCGACGGGCTGGCCTCGGCGGTCAGCTTCGATCAGGTGACGGTGCAGAACGGCACCATCCAGTATCGCGACGCCCGCACCGGTCAATCGGAGGTGATCGACCAGATCGACGCGCGGATCGTTGCGGGCAGCTTTACCGGGCCGTTCCAGGGGCAGGGCGGTTTCCGGGCGCGCGGCGTGCCGCTGCGCGGCGAGATGTTCGTCAGCCGCCTGATCGACGGCGCCGCCGTCCAGGTCCGGGCGGCGCTGTCGATGGCCGATACCGACGCCACGCTGCGCTTCGCCGGAATCGTGACCAACCCACCGGGCAGCGGCGGCTCGCGCGCCCAGGGCGATCTGCGCGTCGAAGGAAGCGACCTGTCCCGCGCGCTGGCCCTGGTCCGAAAAGGCTCGGCCACGGGCGAGGACAAGAAGGCGAACGCGTTGCTCGCCCAGTCCTTCGGCATCCGTACGGCGGTCGAGGCGTCCCCGACCGCGGCGAGCTTCACGAATCTGGAGGCGCAGCTCGGCGACACGCGCGCCACCGGCACGGCGACCCTGCGCAGCGGAACGCCGGCCAGGGCGGAACTGACGCTGGCCCTGAACCGGCTCGATCTCGACGCCTGGCTGGACCGCGCGGGCGCCGGCGGTGGTTCGGACGCCGGCGCCCAGCCTGCCGCCCGCAATGGGAACACAGCCAAAAGCGCGCCGCCCAGCGCTCCATCCGGCAGCGCCCCAGCCCCGACCGGCGGCACGACCCCGCCCGGCGGCTTCGCCCTGCCGGACACGTTGGACGCCAAGCTCGACCTCGCGGTGGACGGCATCACTTACAACGGCGGCGTCATCCGCCAGGGGCGGGTGGAGGCCAGCCTGACCGGCGGCACATTGAACATCGACCGTGTCAGCGCGCTGCTGCCCGGCGGCTCCGACATCGTGGCGGCGGGGGAACTGGCGGCGGCCAACGGCCAGCCGAACGTCAATCTGCGGATGGAGGCGAACGCCGACAACCTGCGCGCTGTGCTGGAATGGCTGCGTGTGGACGTCCGCGCCGTTCCGGCGGACCGGCTGCGCCGGGCCTCGGTCGCCGCGCAGTTGCAGGGACGACCCGGGCGGCTGGACGTGAACGGGTTGGACCTGCGGGTGGACGCCAGCCGCCTGACCGGCGCCGTCGCCTATGTGGACCGCGGGCGGCCCGCCTTCGGCGCGCGGCTCGACCTCGACCGGCTGAACCTCGACGCCTATCTGCCCCAACCGGGCGGCGATGCGGCGCCCCAGGCCATCCCTGCCGCCAATGGCGTGGGCAATGGCAACGCTGCGGCTCCCACTTCCGCCAATGGTGCCACCCAGGCCCCCGCGCGCAACGGGCGTTCCTCGATGACACCGGCCCGGCTGCTGGCCGGCGTGGACGCGAACCTGGAATTGTCGGTCGGGCAACTGACCGTGCGCAATACGCCGGTCCAGGGGCTTCGGCTCGACGCCACCGCCGCGGGCGGCGCCCTGTCCATCAAAGAGGCGACGGTGCAGGATGCCGCCGGGGTGAAGCTCCGCCTGGACGGACAGATCGCCGGGCTGGAGCCGCTGCGCGGCGCCCATCTGACGCTGAACGCCGAGGCTGCCAGCCTGGAAGGGGTGGCCCGCGCCGTGCCCTGGCCGGAGGGCGCCCCTGCGCCGGAGCGGCTGGGCGCGGTGAAGGCGCAGGCCCGCCTGTCGGGCGACGCCGAGCGTCTGGCGGTCGAGCTGGGGGCTGAGGCGGCCGAAGGCTCGCTGGAGGCGGGCGGCACGGTGCTGAACGTCGAGAAGAACCCGTCCGTCGATCTGAAGCTGCGCGCCAAGCATCCGGAACTGGCCCGGCTGGCCGGCCTGTTTACCGATAACCCGTCTTCCGGCGGCGCGGTGTCCGGTTCCTACGGCCCGATGGACCTTTACACGGAGCTGGCGGGGACGCGGAAAGCCTTCACGTTGGGCAACATCCAGGGCGTGCTGGCCGGCGTCACCGTCAAGGGCAAGGCCAGCGCCGACCTCAATGGCAGCAAGCCGCGGGTGGAGGCCGATCTGCAGACCGGTGACCTGGAGCTGGACCGGCTGGCGGTGCTTCCCGCCGCGGCGGCCCGCCCCGCCGGCGCGTCCTCTCCGGCGGTGGAGGCGTCGCCGGGCGCGCCCGCCGCCGCGACAGGGGATTTCAGTGGGCTGCGCCGCTTCGACGGGCGCTTCGCGCTGACCTCATCCGCTCTCGCCAAGGGCGGCACGCGGATCGAGAATCCGGCCCTGCGCGCCACCGTGACCAACGGCGTGCTGACGGTGGAGCGGTTCGACGGCACCCTGATGGGTGGCCAGCTCGGCGCCACCGGGCGGCTCGCCGCGCCGGGCAACCAGACGCCGACCGCCGAGGCCACCATCACCCTGTCCAAGGCCAAGCTGGCCGAGGCGGTGGGCGGCGGCCTGGGCGGCGGAGCGCTGGAGATCGCCGGGGGCGTGCTCGACGCCGAGGCCAACCTGACGACCAGCGGGGCCGGCGGCGACGCCATGCTCAAGGCGCTGGCCGGCCAGGGCCGGATCAGTGCCCGTGACGGTCTGCTGCGAGGCTTCGACCTCGGCGCCCTGCGCGACCGGCTGACCAAGCTGGAGCGTCCGCAGGAGCTGCTGGGCGCCGTGATGGGCGGGCTTCAGGGCGGGGAGACCCGCTTCGCCCGGCTGGACGGCAGCTTCGCCATCGACAAGGGCGTGGCGCGCACCGAGGACACGCGCCTGACCTCCGATCTGGGCGAGGCGGTGGCGGTGGGGCAGGTCAACCTTCCGGCGCAGACCATCGACATGCGCGTCCGCCTGACCGTGCAGTCCGACCAGTCGCTGCCCCCGCTGACCGTCCGCATGACCGGCGCGCTCGACAAGCCCACCCGCTCCTTCGAGATGCAGGAGGTGCAGGAGTATTTCGCCCGCCGCGCCGCCGAGGGGCTGCTGAACAAGGTGCTGCCGAAGGATCTGCCGATTCCCGGCGGCGGCAACGCTCCGAAGCCGGACGCGCTGTTGAAGGGGCTGATCGACGGGCTGAAGCGTTGA